In one window of Paraflavitalea soli DNA:
- a CDS encoding M28 family peptidase translates to MKYASFLLTGVFCSISLLSSPQIAPLDKKVRQILQQVDSNNIKRDITYLADDRLKGRLPGQPGYQIAVDYVTDQFKQIGLLPGGENGTFLQKLVLRKATIDDRSATVVLKDQSGNEDMLVVGKEIYIVPNPVQPSVKVAAPLVFAGYGLDIPGKYSDYAGMDVKGKIVVILAGTPAKLVLPSTLNAHFANLGSKINIAAAKGAIGVIFVQPVLSPGSTTTVAMDPEKTTAYSRTANNDIAVVARISRPVLQRLFMYTGKNLTTIFADLNEAKPSSFPLMGAAAFQYASTYEDIESYNVAGKIEGSDPRLKDEYVVHTAHLDHVGIGNPVKGDSIYNGAHDNASGVASLLEIARTYKRLKTKPRRSILIVMVTAEEMGLLGSAYFAAHPTVPQAKIVADVNTDMPTLIAPLLSVAPLGAEHSSLEQNVIFAGKELGIEVQKDPMPEEVRFVRSDQYSFVLQGIPALHTKYGIKTADPAFDLVKYTKEWRDANYHKPSDEITNGFDFTAARKYVQLNFLISYSIAQTTARPTWNKGDFFEPAAK, encoded by the coding sequence ATGAAATATGCTTCTTTCCTTCTTACAGGTGTGTTTTGCTCGATTTCATTATTGTCTTCCCCGCAAATAGCTCCGCTTGATAAAAAGGTCAGGCAGATCTTGCAACAGGTAGACTCTAATAACATCAAAAGGGATATTACTTACCTGGCCGATGACCGGCTAAAGGGGCGTTTGCCCGGCCAGCCCGGTTACCAGATAGCCGTTGATTATGTAACAGACCAATTTAAACAGATCGGACTGTTGCCCGGTGGAGAGAATGGTACATTCCTTCAAAAGCTTGTATTACGTAAAGCGACTATTGATGATAGATCCGCAACCGTTGTATTAAAAGACCAGTCGGGCAATGAAGACATGCTTGTAGTAGGAAAAGAAATTTATATTGTTCCTAATCCTGTACAACCGTCTGTAAAAGTTGCCGCGCCCCTCGTATTTGCAGGGTACGGGCTGGATATTCCTGGCAAGTATTCTGATTATGCCGGCATGGATGTGAAGGGCAAGATCGTTGTTATACTTGCCGGTACCCCGGCCAAACTGGTACTGCCCTCCACCCTGAACGCGCATTTTGCCAACCTGGGTTCCAAGATTAACATCGCTGCTGCCAAAGGCGCCATCGGTGTTATTTTCGTGCAGCCCGTCCTTTCACCCGGTAGTACAACGACCGTGGCGATGGACCCTGAAAAGACCACTGCTTACAGCCGTACTGCCAATAATGACATCGCTGTGGTAGCCCGTATCTCACGTCCCGTACTACAGCGCCTGTTTATGTACACCGGCAAAAATCTCACTACTATTTTTGCCGACCTGAACGAGGCCAAACCTTCTTCCTTTCCGTTGATGGGCGCTGCTGCTTTTCAATATGCCAGCACCTATGAGGATATAGAAAGTTATAATGTGGCAGGAAAGATCGAAGGCAGCGATCCCCGGTTGAAAGATGAGTACGTAGTACATACCGCGCACCTCGACCATGTGGGCATCGGCAATCCTGTGAAAGGAGATTCTATTTATAATGGTGCCCATGATAATGCGTCTGGAGTGGCTTCTTTACTGGAAATTGCGCGTACGTATAAACGCCTGAAGACAAAACCACGCCGTTCGATACTGATCGTGATGGTCACCGCTGAGGAAATGGGCTTGCTGGGCTCTGCTTATTTTGCTGCCCATCCTACCGTACCACAGGCAAAGATCGTGGCTGATGTAAATACCGATATGCCTACCCTCATTGCCCCGCTTTTATCCGTAGCACCATTGGGTGCCGAGCATTCGAGCCTGGAACAAAATGTAATTTTTGCCGGTAAGGAACTGGGCATTGAGGTACAAAAAGACCCGATGCCCGAAGAGGTGCGTTTTGTCCGCAGCGATCAGTATAGTTTTGTACTACAGGGCATTCCCGCGCTGCATACCAAGTACGGTATCAAGACTGCCGATCCTGCTTTTGACCTGGTGAAGTATACCAAAGAGTGGCGCGATGCAAATTATCACAAACCTTCTGATGAGATCACCAACGGGTTTGATTTTACCGCTGCCAGAAAGTATGTACAATTGAATTTCCTGATCAGTTATTCTATTGCACAAACAACTGCCCGGCCAACCTGGAATAAAGGTGATTTTTTTGAGCCGGCTGCAAAGTAG
- a CDS encoding CAP domain-containing protein → MHRGISYTIVLYISVFIIAFSSCSSSKPAADASKTTTTTKSSRPVLPKASTATVAPALEDQILVLINQHRKKKGLPALSSNPVIEAEARRHTIAMASHQSPFGHDGFSYRSKVITSKVAGVTATAENVAYGSRSAEEVVNGWLKSSGHKKNIEGKYKLTGIGVARDEKSVLYFTQIFAN, encoded by the coding sequence ATGCATAGGGGCATTTCTTACACAATTGTATTGTATATCAGCGTTTTTATTATCGCTTTTTCTTCCTGTTCCAGCAGTAAGCCGGCTGCAGATGCTTCAAAAACGACTACTACCACCAAGTCTTCCAGACCAGTTTTGCCCAAGGCATCTACCGCTACTGTGGCGCCTGCGCTGGAAGACCAGATATTGGTATTGATCAACCAGCACCGGAAGAAGAAAGGATTGCCTGCCTTGTCATCTAATCCCGTGATCGAGGCTGAGGCCCGCCGGCATACTATTGCCATGGCCTCCCACCAGTCTCCATTTGGCCACGATGGTTTTTCTTACCGCAGCAAGGTGATCACTTCCAAAGTAGCCGGTGTCACCGCCACCGCCGAAAATGTTGCGTACGGCAGCAGGTCAGCCGAAGAAGTGGTCAATGGATGGCTCAAAAGCTCCGGCCACAAAAAGAACATTGAAGGCAAGTACAAGCTTACCGGCATTGGTGTAGCAAGAGATGAGAAGAGCGTCCTGTACTTTACACAGATATTTGCGAATTAG
- a CDS encoding DUF4240 domain-containing protein — protein MPRFHMIKAVVKGSLIWIFYISLAACAQTTAVKPQSDTTALQVLPATAKMDTTYFWEIMDDAFRKGGFNNKRKEDAILTALTRLTPQQIMDFEIIFQQKIDESNTWNNMAAQTIIEGGSSDDRFYYFRCWLISLGKKNFYETLRNPDHLASLDIPVNKEHHYGEVLFEELIPLSDQAYGIVTKKQVADDSFPRANASKKGLYFDSGGETKGKEWEDDKELLKIAPLLSGKFKII, from the coding sequence ATGCCCCGCTTTCATATGATCAAAGCTGTTGTAAAGGGTAGCTTAATATGGATATTCTACATATCCCTGGCTGCCTGCGCACAAACCACTGCTGTGAAACCCCAAAGCGATACCACCGCTTTACAGGTATTACCAGCCACTGCAAAAATGGATACTACCTACTTCTGGGAAATAATGGATGATGCTTTTCGGAAAGGTGGGTTTAATAATAAACGCAAGGAGGATGCGATCCTGACTGCACTCACGCGGTTGACGCCCCAGCAAATCATGGATTTCGAGATCATATTCCAACAGAAGATAGATGAATCCAATACCTGGAACAATATGGCTGCTCAAACAATTATTGAGGGTGGTTCTTCCGATGACAGGTTTTATTATTTTAGGTGCTGGTTAATTTCATTGGGGAAAAAGAACTTTTATGAAACACTCAGGAACCCTGATCATTTGGCAAGCCTCGACATTCCGGTAAATAAGGAACATCACTATGGAGAAGTATTGTTCGAAGAACTTATACCCTTGTCAGATCAGGCTTATGGCATAGTGACCAAAAAACAGGTGGCAGACGATAGTTTTCCCAGGGCAAATGCCAGTAAAAAAGGATTGTACTTTGACAGTGGCGGAGAGACCAAAGGAAAGGAATGGGAAGATGACAAGGAGTTGCTCAAAATAGCTCCCTTGCTTTCCGGAAAATTTAAAATTATTTGA
- a CDS encoding glycoside hydrolase family 88/105 protein, protein MKKNGFQIMNRSMMNWLLAIPVLITSLHCSNKPINSSGRTADTTAVISGEVFKPRYIKKTMQRVTDWQLSNPKHTPTDWTNGAFYAGVMAAYKTTGSRKILDSLMALGQRTAWQPGRRYDHADDIAIAQTYIDMYRIKGDQQMIRAIIDTVQKLRTVPGPESKKGLMWWWCDALFMGPPVIVKLGVTLKDPAYFALNDSLFKQTYDLLYNKEQHLFARDASYLINANGEGKREANGQIVFWSRGNGWVMGGLVRILEELPADYPNRSFYEQLYKEMAEKIVSLQQADGLWRASLLDPASYPGGEGSGTGFYCYALAWGVNHGLLDKGKYEPAVRKAWLGLNTLVSPEGRVGWVQPIGADPRRNFNAESYEVYGAGAFLLAGAEIIKLK, encoded by the coding sequence ATGAAAAAGAATGGATTCCAGATCATGAACAGATCGATGATGAATTGGTTATTGGCCATCCCGGTCTTAATAACCTCCCTGCACTGTTCTAATAAACCTATCAACTCATCGGGCAGAACGGCTGATACCACGGCCGTAATAAGCGGTGAGGTCTTTAAGCCACGCTACATTAAAAAGACCATGCAGCGCGTGACCGACTGGCAACTAAGCAATCCAAAGCATACGCCGACTGATTGGACCAACGGGGCTTTTTATGCCGGTGTAATGGCTGCTTATAAGACCACCGGTTCACGAAAGATCCTGGACTCATTAATGGCCCTGGGACAACGTACGGCCTGGCAGCCAGGGCGCCGTTATGATCATGCAGATGATATCGCCATTGCACAAACCTATATCGATATGTACCGTATCAAAGGCGATCAGCAAATGATACGCGCCATTATTGATACCGTGCAAAAGCTGCGTACCGTACCCGGACCTGAATCAAAAAAAGGCCTGATGTGGTGGTGGTGTGATGCCCTGTTTATGGGACCGCCCGTTATTGTCAAATTGGGCGTTACCTTAAAAGATCCTGCTTATTTTGCGTTGAACGATTCCCTGTTCAAACAAACCTACGACCTGTTGTACAACAAAGAACAACACCTGTTTGCCCGCGATGCCAGCTACCTGATCAATGCCAATGGTGAAGGTAAAAGAGAAGCCAATGGGCAGATCGTATTCTGGTCAAGAGGCAATGGATGGGTAATGGGTGGTCTGGTACGTATCCTGGAAGAACTGCCGGCCGATTATCCCAATCGTTCATTTTATGAGCAGCTATACAAAGAGATGGCAGAAAAAATTGTTTCCCTGCAGCAGGCCGACGGATTATGGCGGGCATCCCTGCTTGATCCGGCTTCCTATCCGGGCGGCGAAGGTAGTGGTACCGGATTTTATTGTTATGCCCTGGCCTGGGGTGTTAACCATGGTCTGTTGGATAAAGGAAAATACGAACCTGCGGTACGCAAGGCCTGGCTGGGATTAAATACGCTGGTATCGCCGGAAGGGCGTGTAGGCTGGGTACAACCCATTGGTGCCGATCCCAGGAGAAATTTCAATGCCGAGAGTTATGAAGTGTATGGGGCAGGGGCCTTCCTGCTGGCAGGTGCTGAAATAATTAAATTGAAATAG
- a CDS encoding zeta toxin family protein yields the protein MPNLYIIAGCNGAGKTTASYTILPEILHCREFVNADSIAAGLSPFNPESVALEAGRIMLQRIHQLMEEKADFAFETTLATRSYVSLVKRAQEAGYKVRLVYFWLDDPKLAIKRVAERVSEGGHNIPIEVIKRRYYRGIYNLLNLYIDICNNWMVFNNATYPEMIAKGGIGVDAVIKKADIWEIILQQSKQSD from the coding sequence ATGCCTAATTTATATATCATAGCTGGCTGCAATGGTGCAGGTAAGACCACTGCGAGTTATACCATATTACCAGAGATCCTGCATTGCCGGGAATTTGTCAATGCGGATAGTATTGCAGCCGGATTATCTCCCTTTAATCCTGAAAGTGTGGCATTGGAAGCTGGCAGGATTATGCTTCAAAGAATTCACCAATTGATGGAGGAAAAGGCTGACTTCGCATTTGAAACAACACTTGCTACAAGGAGTTATGTGTCGCTGGTGAAGAGGGCGCAGGAGGCTGGCTATAAGGTGAGGTTGGTTTATTTTTGGTTAGACGATCCTAAGCTGGCTATAAAAAGAGTTGCTGAAAGAGTAAGTGAAGGAGGGCATAATATTCCAATTGAAGTTATCAAACGAAGGTATTATCGGGGAATTTACAATCTGCTGAATTTATATATTGATATTTGCAATAATTGGATGGTTTTTAACAATGCGACCTATCCTGAAATGATTGCCAAAGGAGGCATTGGTGTTGATGCTGTCATAAAAAAGGCGGATATTTGGGAGATTATTTTACAACAAAGCAAGCAAAGTGATTGA
- a CDS encoding IS3 family transposase, which yields MKQHYPQAAIGTLCALFGKTRQAYYEHGWQAANGQLREELVLDLATQARKVLKKEGAVKLLGSLRPALQSHNITMGRDRFFKLLRKHNMLQKRKKNHARTTWSDHPYRKWPNLIKGLEALKPQQQWVSDITYLRTEKGFSYLSLITDAYSRKIVGYHVSQNLRVRGCLIALNKAIRSLKDYVPQSLIHHSDRGIQYCCDQYVNVLQTNQIRISMTQTGSPYENPVAERVNGILKTELDLDGTFEGYSQAIAATHKAIDRYNRLRQHMSCDNLTPDQAHLREGKLKKRWKTRKRKTKPDDQLNT from the coding sequence GTGAAACAGCACTATCCTCAGGCAGCGATAGGCACACTTTGCGCATTGTTTGGTAAAACAAGGCAGGCTTATTATGAACATGGATGGCAGGCGGCCAACGGGCAGTTGCGGGAAGAACTTGTATTGGACCTGGCAACACAAGCACGCAAAGTCTTAAAGAAAGAAGGCGCTGTAAAATTACTGGGCTCTCTGCGACCAGCCCTGCAGTCCCATAACATCACAATGGGCAGGGACCGGTTCTTTAAACTACTCAGAAAGCATAACATGCTGCAAAAGCGTAAAAAGAACCATGCCCGTACCACCTGGTCGGACCACCCTTATCGAAAATGGCCCAACCTGATCAAAGGGCTGGAAGCACTAAAGCCCCAGCAACAGTGGGTGAGTGATATTACCTATCTGCGTACCGAAAAGGGCTTTTCGTACCTCTCATTGATAACCGATGCCTACTCCAGAAAGATAGTCGGTTATCATGTAAGTCAGAACCTGCGGGTCCGGGGATGCCTTATAGCCCTGAACAAAGCTATAAGGTCCTTAAAAGACTATGTACCCCAAAGCCTTATCCACCACTCTGACAGAGGAATACAATACTGCTGTGACCAGTATGTAAATGTTTTACAAACTAATCAGATCCGCATCAGTATGACCCAGACAGGCAGCCCCTATGAAAATCCGGTAGCAGAAAGGGTAAATGGAATACTTAAAACTGAACTGGACCTGGATGGAACATTTGAAGGCTATAGCCAGGCAATAGCAGCTACCCATAAGGCCATTGACCGCTATAACAGGCTGCGCCAACATATGAGCTGTGATAACCTTACACCTGATCAGGCACATCTGAGAGAGGGAAAATTGAAAAAAAGATGGAAAACCAGAAAACGAAAAACAAAACCAGATGACCAACTAAATACTTAA
- a CDS encoding DinB family protein: MEAQTSTKPTAEKELFIKMVISNWELQNIRVSKLIAKLSDEQMATPTAPGRNTGIWILGHLIAVNDGMISLLGLGERLFPELEAGFTGEANKPGVATPPLAELKKQWDTLNAKLTEYFSALPAEEWFTRHNSISPEDFAKEPHRNKLNILINRTNHQSYHLGQLIYLDKK, encoded by the coding sequence ATGGAAGCTCAAACATCAACGAAGCCAACTGCAGAGAAAGAACTATTCATTAAAATGGTGATCTCTAACTGGGAGTTGCAGAATATCCGGGTCAGCAAACTGATCGCTAAACTTTCCGATGAACAAATGGCCACGCCTACAGCGCCCGGCAGGAATACGGGTATATGGATACTGGGGCATCTGATCGCTGTGAATGACGGTATGATCTCTTTATTGGGACTGGGTGAAAGATTGTTCCCGGAACTGGAAGCTGGTTTTACGGGTGAAGCCAATAAACCTGGCGTGGCCACTCCTCCCCTGGCTGAGTTGAAAAAGCAGTGGGATACGCTGAATGCAAAACTCACTGAATACTTTAGTGCGCTGCCTGCAGAAGAATGGTTTACGCGACACAATTCTATTTCTCCGGAAGACTTTGCGAAAGAACCGCACAGGAATAAGCTGAATATTTTGATCAACAGAACGAACCACCAGTCTTACCACCTGGGGCAGTTGATCTACCTCGATAAGAAGTAA
- the eutC gene encoding ethanolamine ammonia-lyase subunit EutC, producing MNDNNIQHSIIQPDPWASLRAFTPARIALGRTGTAIPLQEVLQFRMAHAHARDAVHSLLETETLLSQLQAFSLPVHLLHSQASDRHEYLQRPDKGRRLNEASAGLLSSPGDNGTQEGIAIILADGLSAKAVNSNAVPLLDVLLPLLRQASIELTSLSLVQQGRVAIGDEIGQLLNATLTVVLIGERPGLSSPDSLGIYLTYHPQVGLTDEARNCISNVRPGGLSYQAAADKLFWLIQEALRLQLSGVELKDDAGSLLTEPSSGNGDLE from the coding sequence ATGAACGATAATAATATCCAACATAGCATTATTCAGCCTGATCCCTGGGCATCGCTGCGGGCTTTTACGCCGGCGCGTATTGCGCTGGGCAGAACGGGTACAGCCATCCCTTTGCAGGAAGTATTGCAATTCAGGATGGCGCATGCCCATGCGCGGGACGCAGTGCATTCCCTGCTGGAAACAGAAACTTTGCTATCACAGCTACAAGCTTTTTCTCTACCGGTGCACCTGCTGCACAGCCAGGCGAGCGACCGGCATGAATATCTCCAAAGACCGGATAAAGGAAGAAGACTGAATGAGGCATCGGCGGGCTTGCTATCTTCTCCGGGGGATAATGGTACTCAGGAAGGTATTGCTATTATACTGGCCGATGGATTGAGTGCTAAGGCCGTGAACAGCAATGCCGTCCCTTTACTGGATGTATTACTTCCCCTGCTGCGGCAGGCAAGCATTGAATTAACTTCCCTAAGTCTTGTACAGCAAGGCCGCGTGGCTATCGGTGATGAAATTGGCCAATTACTCAACGCCACCCTCACTGTGGTACTGATTGGTGAAAGGCCCGGACTGAGCTCGCCCGATAGCCTGGGCATTTATCTTACCTACCATCCGCAGGTGGGCCTTACGGATGAAGCGCGCAATTGTATCTCTAATGTGCGGCCAGGTGGGTTGTCCTACCAGGCGGCAGCTGATAAATTGTTTTGGCTGATACAAGAAGCTCTTCGATTACAATTATCGGGCGTGGAATTGAAGGACGATGCAGGATCGTTACTCACCGAACCATCTTCTGGAAACGGCGATCTGGAATAA
- a CDS encoding ethanolamine ammonia-lyase subunit EutB, whose translation MSYKTTIGNLVYRFEDLRTVLAKATPFRSGDALAGLTAGSYEERVAAQMALADIPLRDFLQQAIIPYETDEVTRLIMDTHDASAFAPIGHFTVGQFRDWLLSDAADTPTLQALAPGLTPEMTAAVSKLMRNQDLISVARKVEVITQFRNTLGLKGRLSVRLQPNHTTDDPKGIAASMVDGLLYGSGDAVIGINPATDSPAVVVQLLQMMDELRQQYKIPTQSCVLCHVTTALSIMPKAPVDLVFQSIGGTEQTNSSFGVNLALLQEAQEAALSLQRGTIGNHVMYFETGQGSSLSANAHAGVDQQTCEARAYAVARRFNPLLVNTVVGFIGPEYLYDGKQIIRAALEDHFCGKLLGLPMGVDVCYTNHAEADQDDMDNLLTLLGVAGCNYIMGIPGADDIMLNYQSTSFHDALYVRKVLGLRPAPEFEQWLVKQGIMSSEGNLLQVGAGHTLIAASSEW comes from the coding sequence ATGTCGTACAAAACAACCATAGGCAATCTCGTATATCGGTTTGAGGACCTGCGGACGGTGTTGGCGAAAGCAACGCCTTTCCGTTCGGGTGATGCACTGGCAGGCCTTACAGCGGGCAGCTATGAGGAGCGTGTGGCGGCACAGATGGCGCTGGCGGATATTCCGCTCCGGGATTTCCTGCAACAGGCCATCATTCCTTATGAAACGGACGAAGTAACCAGACTTATCATGGACACGCATGACGCCAGCGCCTTTGCTCCCATTGGCCATTTTACGGTGGGCCAGTTCAGGGATTGGTTGTTAAGTGACGCAGCAGATACCCCCACCCTGCAAGCCCTGGCACCGGGTCTTACTCCTGAAATGACAGCGGCGGTGTCGAAACTCATGCGCAACCAGGACCTCATCAGTGTGGCGCGGAAAGTGGAAGTGATCACGCAATTCAGGAATACACTGGGATTGAAAGGAAGGCTCTCTGTAAGGCTACAGCCCAATCATACCACGGATGATCCCAAAGGCATTGCCGCCAGTATGGTGGATGGATTGCTTTATGGCAGCGGAGATGCCGTGATCGGTATCAATCCGGCAACGGATAGTCCGGCTGTGGTGGTGCAGTTATTACAAATGATGGATGAGCTGCGCCAGCAATATAAAATCCCTACGCAGTCTTGTGTGTTGTGCCATGTGACCACGGCTTTGTCTATTATGCCAAAAGCGCCGGTAGACCTCGTGTTTCAATCCATTGGCGGTACTGAACAAACGAATAGCAGTTTTGGTGTGAACCTGGCGCTATTGCAGGAAGCACAGGAAGCGGCGCTTTCTTTGCAACGCGGTACTATTGGTAACCATGTGATGTATTTCGAAACGGGGCAAGGCAGTTCTTTATCGGCCAATGCGCATGCTGGCGTGGATCAGCAGACCTGTGAAGCGCGGGCCTATGCGGTAGCACGCCGGTTCAACCCGCTGCTGGTGAATACGGTGGTGGGCTTTATTGGTCCGGAGTATTTGTATGATGGAAAGCAGATCATCCGGGCAGCGCTGGAAGATCATTTTTGTGGTAAGCTGCTGGGCCTGCCCATGGGTGTGGATGTATGTTATACCAACCATGCGGAGGCGGACCAGGATGATATGGACAACCTGCTCACTTTATTGGGTGTGGCCGGCTGTAATTATATTATGGGGATCCCCGGTGCTGATGACATTATGCTTAATTATCAGTCTACCTCCTTCCACGATGCCTTGTATGTGCGCAAGGTGCTTGGTCTGCGGCCTGCGCCGGAGTTTGAGCAATGGCTGGTGAAGCAGGGGATCATGAGCAGTGAAGGGAATTTGCTGCAGGTGGGTGCGGGGCATACATTGATAGCGGCGAGTAGTGAATGGTGA
- a CDS encoding carboxymuconolactone decarboxylase family protein has product MDTFLTPIEKPKGLTMKLAYYFTRKQFGKVLAPLKVHSARLPAAFGMFYGKVSSLDKKLLLPAETVFLIRQQVARINICLFCMDTSRWAAINASMNEARFDALAEYATSPLFTEAERAALDYVTELTKDKQVNPDTFARMARHYSEREVCEIVWLVASEHLYNLTNIGLNIHSDMLCKIKR; this is encoded by the coding sequence ATGGATACCTTTCTTACTCCCATCGAGAAACCTAAGGGATTGACAATGAAGCTGGCATATTATTTCACCCGCAAGCAGTTTGGCAAAGTGCTGGCTCCGCTCAAAGTGCATTCCGCCCGCCTGCCCGCCGCTTTTGGTATGTTTTATGGTAAAGTGTCCAGCCTCGACAAAAAGCTGCTACTGCCTGCTGAGACCGTCTTCCTCATCCGGCAACAGGTTGCACGCATCAATATCTGCCTGTTTTGTATGGATACCAGCCGCTGGGCTGCCATCAATGCTTCGATGAATGAGGCCCGGTTTGATGCCCTGGCCGAATATGCCACCAGTCCGCTCTTTACAGAAGCTGAACGCGCAGCACTCGACTACGTAACAGAACTCACAAAAGACAAACAGGTAAACCCCGATACCTTTGCCCGTATGGCCCGCCATTATTCCGAACGGGAAGTGTGCGAGATCGTTTGGCTGGTAGCCAGTGAGCACCTGTACAACCTCACTAATATCGGTCTCAATATCCATTCAGATATGTTGTGCAAGATTAAGCGATAG
- the eat gene encoding ethanolamine permease — translation MSESVTSLKKAIRPIHLWAIAVGLVISGEYFGWNYGWGVAGTVGFLIATLIITILYITFIFSFTELTTSIPHAGGPFAYSYKAFGPLGALVAGYATLAEFLLATPAIAFALGNYIHFLYPSLPVLWTAIGSYVLFTGINLLGIKESAIFTLVVTLLAVGELLIYMGIVAPSFKSVNFFHNAMPAGWGGIFAALPFAMWLYVCIEGVAMVAEEVKNPAKTIPAGYISGILTLMLLAIGVMVLTGGITDWQQLTAIDYPLPESIGIVLGKNNSITKLFAGIGLFGLIASFHSIIIGYSRQMFALGRSGYLPGILATVNKRYQTPHWSLLVGGLFGILALCLGKTDQLVILSVLGAALMYIMSMISLFVLRQKEPGLHRPFKVPLYPWFPAIALLLSIVALVAIVYYNPRLSLLFFGGLALTLCIFIGMGKHKQVEGKNVILKA, via the coding sequence ATGAGCGAATCCGTCACCTCGTTAAAAAAAGCAATACGTCCTATCCATCTGTGGGCCATTGCGGTGGGGCTGGTGATCTCGGGGGAGTATTTTGGCTGGAATTATGGCTGGGGAGTGGCCGGAACGGTCGGCTTCCTGATCGCTACGCTCATCATCACCATTCTGTACATCACTTTCATTTTTAGCTTTACGGAGCTCACGACCTCGATACCCCATGCGGGCGGTCCTTTTGCTTATTCCTACAAGGCATTCGGCCCCCTGGGCGCCTTGGTGGCTGGTTATGCTACCCTGGCGGAGTTCCTGCTGGCTACTCCAGCAATTGCTTTTGCACTGGGCAACTATATCCATTTCCTGTATCCCTCGCTGCCTGTATTGTGGACGGCTATTGGCAGCTATGTGCTGTTTACGGGCATCAACCTGCTCGGCATTAAAGAATCGGCGATATTCACGCTGGTAGTCACTTTACTGGCAGTGGGAGAACTATTGATCTATATGGGCATTGTAGCGCCCTCCTTTAAGAGCGTCAACTTTTTCCATAATGCCATGCCGGCGGGATGGGGCGGGATATTTGCAGCACTGCCCTTTGCCATGTGGTTGTATGTATGCATTGAAGGGGTAGCCATGGTGGCGGAAGAAGTAAAGAACCCCGCCAAGACGATCCCTGCGGGTTATATTTCCGGCATTCTCACGCTGATGCTGCTGGCCATTGGGGTAATGGTGTTAACAGGTGGTATCACGGACTGGCAACAATTAACAGCCATTGATTATCCCCTGCCGGAGTCTATTGGCATCGTGTTGGGCAAAAACAACAGCATTACGAAACTCTTTGCCGGGATTGGGTTGTTTGGGCTGATCGCTTCTTTCCATTCTATTATTATTGGTTACTCCCGCCAGATGTTTGCGCTGGGCCGCAGCGGCTACCTGCCGGGTATACTGGCCACTGTCAACAAGAGATACCAGACTCCACATTGGTCATTGCTGGTGGGAGGACTGTTTGGCATCCTTGCTCTTTGCCTGGGCAAAACAGATCAGCTGGTGATCCTTTCTGTGCTGGGCGCTGCATTGATGTATATCATGAGCATGATCAGCCTTTTTGTGCTGCGCCAAAAAGAACCTGGGCTGCACCGTCCTTTCAAAGTGCCTTTGTATCCCTGGTTTCCGGCTATTGCCTTACTATTGTCAATTGTGGCGTTGGTGGCCATCGTATACTATAATCCCAGGCTCAGCCTGCTGTTCTTTGGCGGACTGGCGCTAACCTTGTGCATTTTTATAGGAATGGGCAAACACAAACAAGTGGAAGGGAAAAACGTAATTTTAAAGGCATAG
- a CDS encoding type II toxin-antitoxin system RelE/ParE family toxin — MVAKKRRVIWDEEARDYFKETIAYIKKDSVQNAEKIKQEILLSTRELANEPEKLHAPDKYRVNNNGSYRAYELYHYRISYFTSPEYIRIVRMRHTSMKPEQY, encoded by the coding sequence ATGGTAGCAAAAAAGCGAAGGGTGATCTGGGACGAAGAAGCCCGTGATTATTTTAAAGAAACGATTGCTTATATTAAGAAAGATTCTGTACAAAATGCAGAGAAGATAAAGCAGGAGATTTTATTATCTACAAGGGAATTGGCAAATGAGCCGGAAAAACTCCATGCACCTGATAAGTACCGTGTCAATAATAACGGAAGCTATAGGGCCTATGAATTGTACCACTACCGCATTTCTTATTTTACCTCTCCGGAATATATACGTATTGTAAGAATGCGCCACACAAGTATGAAACCAGAACAATACTAG